Proteins encoded by one window of Acetivibrio thermocellus ATCC 27405:
- a CDS encoding DUF4830 domain-containing protein: MRKICCLLFAVFILCISASCYQRKETRISQPVIMPAIQSPEDIDDYIGEKGYEILESKGKTEEYTLDKKRVYNNWQIWAVQYPEPDHYLGKEISIYSYIIRNHPLDDKSPNKKTYLSVMICENTIIGGYSSPYYEEKDISLVPIGGVYSLEGKNFEEIKNINFDRWRKRFIKKYE, translated from the coding sequence ATGAGAAAAATATGTTGCTTGTTGTTTGCTGTATTCATTCTTTGTATTTCAGCGTCATGCTATCAAAGAAAAGAAACACGAATAAGCCAACCTGTTATAATGCCTGCCATCCAAAGCCCTGAAGATATTGATGATTACATAGGGGAAAAGGGATATGAGATTTTAGAGTCTAAAGGAAAGACTGAGGAATACACATTAGACAAAAAAAGGGTGTATAACAATTGGCAAATTTGGGCTGTTCAGTACCCGGAGCCGGACCATTATCTCGGGAAGGAAATATCAATTTATTCGTATATAATAAGAAATCATCCTTTAGATGACAAATCCCCCAATAAAAAAACCTATTTATCCGTAATGATTTGTGAAAATACAATCATTGGCGGATATTCAAGTCCGTATTACGAAGAAAAAGACATTTCGCTGGTGCCGATAGGAGGAGTTTATTCACTGGAAGGCAAGAATTTTGAAGAAATTAAAAATATTAATTTTGATAGGTGGAGAAAAAGATTTATTAAAAAATATGAATAA
- a CDS encoding YpmA family protein — protein MDLDDKLELKATVEVSANLELYKVVDFLNKNLKDKKLIFGLSKKDNKMIISIYET, from the coding sequence ATGGATCTTGATGATAAGTTGGAGCTTAAAGCTACAGTAGAAGTATCTGCAAATTTGGAATTATATAAAGTAGTTGATTTTCTCAACAAAAATCTTAAAGATAAAAAACTGATTTTCGGTCTATCCAAAAAAGACAACAAAATGATAATTTCAATTTATGAAACGTAA
- a CDS encoding MurR/RpiR family transcriptional regulator, giving the protein MDMDKEQDLLKRIQAGMPGFSKGQKLIANFIINHYDKAAYMTAAKLGEEVGVSESTVVRFANEIGFDGYPKLQKVLREMNKSKLTAVQRIEVTSSRINEGNILKSVLQSDMEKIKATLEEIDQESFNNIVKSILNARKIYILGVRSSAPLASFLGFYFNLIFDNVRLVHTTSVSEMFEQIIHASRGDVVIGISFPRYSKRTINAMRFAQNQGATVVAITDSLYSPLAKNADHVITARSDMASFVDSLVAPLSVINALIVAIGMSRKPHVQETFERLEKIWDEYKVYEKQDYDSNYGEED; this is encoded by the coding sequence ATGGATATGGATAAAGAGCAGGATTTGTTGAAAAGAATTCAAGCCGGTATGCCGGGTTTTAGCAAAGGTCAGAAGCTTATAGCAAATTTCATTATAAATCATTACGACAAAGCAGCTTACATGACTGCGGCCAAACTGGGAGAAGAAGTGGGAGTAAGCGAGTCAACGGTTGTAAGGTTTGCCAACGAAATAGGATTTGACGGTTATCCAAAACTACAAAAAGTTTTAAGAGAAATGAATAAGAGCAAGCTTACTGCCGTTCAGCGTATTGAAGTAACTTCCAGTAGAATTAACGAGGGAAACATATTAAAAAGCGTTCTTCAATCAGACATGGAAAAAATAAAGGCAACTTTGGAAGAAATTGACCAGGAAAGCTTTAATAATATTGTTAAAAGTATTTTAAACGCCAGAAAGATATACATTCTCGGGGTAAGGAGTTCTGCTCCTCTTGCAAGTTTTCTGGGCTTTTACTTCAACCTGATATTTGACAACGTAAGGCTTGTACACACTACAAGTGTCAGTGAAATGTTTGAGCAGATAATTCATGCTTCCCGCGGAGATGTAGTTATAGGAATAAGCTTCCCGAGGTATTCCAAAAGAACAATAAACGCCATGCGTTTTGCCCAAAACCAGGGAGCCACCGTTGTTGCAATCACGGACAGCCTTTATTCTCCTTTGGCAAAAAACGCGGATCATGTTATTACAGCAAGAAGCGACATGGCTTCTTTTGTTGACTCACTGGTTGCACCTTTGAGTGTAATAAATGCATTGATTGTGGCCATTGGAATGAGCAGAAAACCGCATGTACAAGAAACCTTCGAACGTCTTGAGAAGATATGGGACGAGTACAAAGTGTATGAAAAACAAGATTACGATTCCAATTACGGAGAGGAAGATTAA
- a CDS encoding histidine phosphatase family protein — protein MKNKITIPITERKIKKVTVLYLVRHGQTDWNKENRCQGRIDTELNSEGILQAEAIAQRLAGENIDVIYSSALKRAYTTAEIINRKLSRELVRNEALNEIDFGEWEGLTFEEMRKRPDYSYEQWRLMPHLVTFPGGEKSLKNVQDRAMKFVNEIIEKHNGNNILIVSHGGVIKLIILGMLGIGLEAYNKFFIANASLSIVVIESDRAFLRTLNDTCHIKNLITAKS, from the coding sequence ATGAAAAACAAGATTACGATTCCAATTACGGAGAGGAAGATTAAGAAAGTGACAGTATTGTATCTGGTTCGCCACGGCCAAACCGACTGGAACAAGGAAAATCGATGTCAGGGACGTATAGACACGGAACTTAACAGTGAAGGAATTCTTCAGGCTGAAGCCATAGCTCAAAGACTTGCCGGTGAAAACATAGACGTTATTTATTCCAGTGCCTTAAAAAGAGCCTACACCACCGCTGAGATTATAAACCGCAAGCTGTCCAGAGAGCTTGTCAGAAATGAGGCATTAAACGAAATTGATTTTGGCGAATGGGAAGGCCTGACGTTTGAAGAAATGCGAAAGCGCCCTGATTATAGTTATGAGCAGTGGAGGCTGATGCCCCATCTTGTCACATTTCCCGGAGGAGAGAAAAGCCTTAAAAACGTCCAGGACAGGGCCATGAAATTTGTTAATGAAATAATTGAAAAGCATAATGGAAATAATATTTTAATAGTATCCCATGGCGGTGTTATAAAATTAATTATATTGGGCATGCTGGGTATAGGCCTTGAGGCTTATAACAAATTTTTCATCGCAAATGCATCCTTGAGTATTGTTGTTATTGAAAGTGACAGAGCATTCTTAAGAACGCTTAATGACACATGCCATATTAAAAATTTGATTACCGCTAAATCTTGA